A region from the Xanthocytophaga agilis genome encodes:
- a CDS encoding patatin-like phospholipase family protein — protein sequence MRKPAGKFVRILSIDGGGIRSIIPGQILAILEEKLKAKTGRSETRLVDYFDLIAGSGSGGIMACAYLSPIKPQNTTARFSAPQVADIFLRFGKKIFEETFDHKLLSVGGLIDEKYSSYGLEKLLKEYFDDLHLSHLLKPCLVPTYDITRREVHFFTQHTATKPSEDFFVRDIARATAASPTYFECKRLQSLSGVSYAMIDGGIFANNPTLCAYAEARKLFSHPENADKGVTANGMVIFSLGTGKSKLHYEFDDAKNWGLASWSRPLIDITASASADVVDYQLREIFGAVEVAGQYLRVNPELGIDINAEMDNASVNNVQALKELGQYIAEEMDGKLNNLVDLLVAE from the coding sequence ATGAGAAAGCCTGCTGGCAAGTTCGTTCGTATTCTTTCTATTGACGGCGGAGGTATCCGTAGTATAATTCCAGGGCAAATACTTGCTATTCTGGAAGAGAAACTGAAAGCCAAAACAGGACGTTCAGAGACCCGTCTGGTTGATTATTTTGATTTGATTGCAGGGAGTGGTAGTGGAGGTATTATGGCATGTGCCTATCTGAGTCCCATCAAGCCTCAAAATACAACTGCGAGATTCTCAGCTCCTCAGGTGGCTGATATCTTTCTTCGTTTTGGTAAGAAGATATTTGAAGAGACATTCGATCATAAGTTGTTATCAGTAGGAGGGCTTATAGATGAAAAATATTCATCCTATGGGCTTGAAAAGTTGCTGAAAGAGTACTTCGATGATTTACACTTGAGTCATTTGCTAAAACCCTGTCTGGTACCAACTTATGATATTACACGGAGAGAAGTACATTTCTTCACTCAACATACTGCAACTAAACCTTCTGAAGACTTCTTTGTACGGGATATTGCACGTGCTACTGCTGCTAGTCCTACTTACTTCGAGTGTAAGAGATTACAGTCTCTTTCAGGTGTTAGCTATGCTATGATTGATGGAGGAATCTTTGCCAATAACCCTACATTATGTGCTTATGCAGAGGCCCGAAAATTATTTAGTCATCCAGAAAATGCAGATAAAGGAGTGACTGCCAATGGGATGGTTATATTCTCATTAGGAACTGGCAAATCAAAACTGCACTATGAGTTTGATGATGCTAAAAACTGGGGTCTGGCTTCCTGGTCACGTCCATTAATTGATATTACAGCTTCTGCTTCTGCTGATGTGGTAGATTACCAATTAAGAGAGATCTTTGGTGCTGTGGAAGTGGCAGGACAATATCTGCGTGTTAATCCTGAATTAGGGATAGATATTAATGCAGAGATGGATAATGCTTCTGTTAATAATGTACAGGCGTTGAAAGAACTGGGACAATATATTGCAGAAGAGATGGATGGTAAACTTAATAACCTGGTGGATCTTCTAGTTGCAGAATAG